From a region of the Malania oleifera isolate guangnan ecotype guangnan chromosome 12, ASM2987363v1, whole genome shotgun sequence genome:
- the LOC131144077 gene encoding uncharacterized protein LOC131144077 — MEHKMSGADIENAKEPDLVDNTLRDQVDDKHIIEDPKHSAENDENPFPSPQQEEEAIKKKYGGILPKKTPLISKDHERAFFDSADWALGKQGVQKPKGPLEALRPKLQPTPQQQMRSRRSAYAPAGDVEDGGNNGDPSPEDQGCVLDPNNDSNSTTPPEEPNRQE, encoded by the exons ATGGAGCACAAAATGTCTGGTGCAGACATTGAGAACGCGAAGGAGCCAGATCTTGTTGATAACACTCTTAGAGATCAGGTTGATGATAAACATATCATAGAAGACCCAAAGCATTCAGCTGAAAACGATGAAAATCCATTTCCCTCACCCCAGCAGGAG GAGGAagcaataaagaaaaaatatggaGGAATATTACCAAAGAAGACTCCACTAATATCCAAG GATCATGAGCGTGCTTTTTTTGATTCTGCTGATTGGGCATTGGGGAAG CAAGGTGTGCAGAAGCCCAAAGGACCACTTGAGGCACTCCGCCCAAAACTACAG CCCACGCCACAACAGCAAATGCGATCCAGGCGCTCAGCTTATGCTCCTGCAGGGGATGTTGAAG ATGGAGGCAATAATGGCGATCCTTCTCCTGAGGATCAGGGATGCGTATTAGATCCCAACAACGACAGTAACAGCACTACTCCTCCTGAAGAACCGAATCGCCAAGAGTAG